Proteins encoded by one window of Verrucomicrobiia bacterium:
- the uvrA gene encoding excinuclease ABC subunit UvrA: MAQDVIRIGGAREHNLKNISLTLPRNRLVVFTGLSGSGKSSLAFDTIFAEGQRKYVESLSAYARQFLDQLRRPEVDFIEGLSPAIAIEQRTSASNPRSTIATTTEIFDYLRLLFANAAQPHCPDSGEPIRRQTTSDLIDLLLAFPPRTRVILLAPIVRGEKGEFRDVLERLAREGFVRVRLDGTLHELADPQRPPLDPRKPHTIDVVVDRLVVDDRIRGRLTDSVETSLRWGEGVLVVLHQPPASPAPEVWQELRLSNRHYSPATGRSFDALTPKHFSFNSPHGACPVCQGLGQKLVFDPALVVPDPAKSLADGAILPWRRGPKRLLAYYETLLRGVATHTGQSPDTPWNDLPDSVRHCLLHGSGDAEIEFPFIRGNAPAPARRPFEGVLPHLDRLYRESDSELTRNRLKAFMAPTDCDACHGLRLNPSVLAATLGTRELASRFIPSNTPPTPVPGLSIMDVCRLSVDNAWQLFAELDFPPAQRAVVGDVLSEIRSRLGFLRQVGLGYLTLDRESGTLSGGEAQRIRLATQIGAGLVGVLYILDEPSIGLHQRDNDRLLETLLRLRDLGNSVLVVEHDEDTIRRADYLVDLGPGAGVHGGQVVAAGTLDQVLACRDSLTARYLTGELSVPVPRRRMAPSPDRGWIEILGATANNLAGIDARIPLGTLTCVTGVSGSGKSTLVDDILRRALFRLWYRSRERPGGHREIRGAERLDKLVVIDQSPIGRTPRSNPATFTGMFNEIRELFSQLPAARVRGYGPGRFSFNVKGGRCEACEGDGVIRIDMHFLPPVYVTCEKCGGRRYNRETLEITYKGLNVADVLELTVDEAYTFFRSIPSLHAACQTLADVGLGYLRLGQSATTLSGGEAQRLKLASELSRKYTGRTLYLLDEPTTGLHFHDVAKLLEVLFKLRDAGNTLVVIEHNLDVIKTADWILDLGPEGGSGGGRLVVEGPPETIAACPHSHTGAYLARHLPPTDPSATSLAL, from the coding sequence ATGGCCCAGGACGTCATTCGCATCGGCGGCGCGCGCGAGCACAACCTGAAGAACATCTCGCTCACCCTGCCGCGCAATCGCCTGGTTGTCTTCACAGGGCTCAGCGGTTCGGGCAAGTCCTCCCTCGCCTTCGACACCATCTTTGCCGAAGGCCAGCGCAAGTACGTCGAGTCCCTCTCCGCCTATGCCCGCCAATTCCTGGACCAGTTGCGCCGGCCCGAGGTGGACTTCATCGAAGGCCTCTCCCCAGCTATCGCCATCGAGCAGCGCACCTCCGCCTCCAATCCCCGCTCGACCATCGCCACCACCACCGAAATCTTCGACTACCTGCGACTTCTCTTCGCCAATGCCGCCCAACCCCACTGTCCCGACAGCGGCGAACCGATTCGCCGCCAGACCACCAGCGACCTGATCGACCTGCTCCTCGCCTTCCCGCCGCGTACCCGTGTCATCCTTCTCGCCCCCATCGTCCGCGGAGAGAAGGGCGAATTCCGCGATGTCCTCGAACGTCTCGCCCGCGAGGGGTTCGTCCGGGTTCGTCTCGATGGCACCCTTCACGAACTGGCGGATCCGCAGCGCCCACCCCTCGATCCCCGCAAGCCGCATACCATCGATGTCGTGGTGGATCGCCTCGTCGTGGACGATCGCATCCGGGGTCGCCTCACCGACTCCGTCGAGACGTCCCTCCGATGGGGGGAAGGCGTGCTGGTGGTCCTCCATCAACCGCCCGCCTCGCCCGCGCCGGAAGTGTGGCAGGAATTGCGCCTCTCCAACCGCCATTACAGCCCTGCCACCGGGCGCAGCTTCGATGCCCTCACGCCGAAGCACTTCTCGTTCAACTCCCCCCACGGCGCCTGCCCTGTCTGCCAAGGTCTCGGACAGAAGCTCGTCTTCGATCCCGCCCTGGTGGTGCCTGACCCCGCCAAGTCCCTCGCCGACGGCGCCATCCTGCCCTGGCGCCGCGGCCCCAAACGCCTCCTCGCCTATTACGAAACCCTACTCCGTGGCGTCGCCACCCACACCGGCCAGTCCCCCGACACCCCTTGGAACGACCTCCCCGATTCCGTCCGCCACTGCCTCCTTCATGGCTCGGGCGACGCCGAGATCGAGTTCCCCTTCATCCGTGGCAACGCCCCCGCCCCCGCCCGCCGCCCCTTCGAGGGTGTCCTCCCCCACCTGGACCGCCTCTACCGCGAAAGCGACAGTGAACTGACCCGCAACCGCCTCAAGGCCTTCATGGCCCCCACCGATTGCGACGCCTGCCACGGCCTGCGCCTCAATCCCTCCGTCCTCGCTGCCACCCTCGGCACCCGCGAACTCGCCTCCCGATTCATTCCTTCCAATACCCCCCCGACCCCGGTCCCAGGGCTGTCCATCATGGACGTCTGCCGGCTCTCGGTGGACAACGCCTGGCAGCTCTTCGCCGAACTCGACTTCCCCCCCGCCCAGCGCGCCGTGGTGGGCGATGTCCTTTCCGAAATCCGCTCCCGCCTCGGCTTCCTCCGTCAGGTTGGCCTCGGCTACCTCACTCTCGACCGCGAGAGCGGCACCCTCAGCGGCGGCGAAGCCCAGCGCATCCGCCTCGCCACCCAGATCGGCGCCGGCCTCGTCGGTGTCCTCTACATCCTCGACGAACCCAGCATAGGCCTCCACCAACGCGACAACGACCGCCTCCTCGAAACCCTCCTCCGCCTCCGCGACCTCGGAAATTCCGTCCTCGTCGTCGAGCACGATGAGGACACCATCCGCAGGGCCGATTACCTGGTCGACCTCGGCCCCGGCGCCGGAGTCCATGGCGGCCAGGTTGTCGCCGCCGGCACCCTCGACCAGGTGCTCGCCTGCCGCGATTCCCTCACCGCCCGCTACCTCACCGGCGAACTCTCGGTCCCCGTCCCCCGCCGTCGCATGGCCCCCTCCCCCGACCGCGGCTGGATCGAGATCCTCGGCGCCACCGCCAACAACCTCGCCGGCATCGACGCCCGCATCCCCCTCGGCACCCTCACTTGCGTCACCGGCGTCAGCGGCTCCGGCAAGAGCACCCTCGTGGACGACATCCTTCGCCGCGCCCTCTTCCGCCTCTGGTACCGCTCCCGCGAACGCCCGGGCGGACACCGCGAAATCCGTGGCGCCGAGCGCCTCGACAAGCTCGTCGTCATCGACCAGTCCCCCATCGGACGCACCCCCCGCAGCAATCCCGCCACGTTCACCGGGATGTTCAACGAAATCCGCGAACTCTTCTCCCAGCTCCCCGCCGCCCGCGTCCGCGGCTACGGTCCGGGCCGCTTCAGCTTCAACGTGAAGGGCGGACGCTGCGAAGCCTGCGAGGGCGACGGCGTCATCCGCATCGACATGCACTTCCTGCCCCCCGTGTACGTCACCTGCGAGAAATGCGGCGGACGCCGCTACAACCGCGAGACCCTCGAAATCACCTACAAGGGCCTCAACGTCGCCGATGTCCTCGAACTCACCGTGGACGAAGCCTACACCTTCTTCCGGTCCATCCCCTCCCTCCACGCCGCCTGCCAGACCCTCGCCGATGTCGGCCTCGGATACCTCCGTCTCGGCCAGTCCGCCACCACCCTCTCCGGCGGCGAAGCCCAACGCCTCAAGCTCGCCTCCGAACTCAGCCGCAAGTACACCGGCCGAACCCTCTACCTCCTCGACGAACCCACCACCGGACTCCACTTTCACGACGTCGCCAAACTCCTCGAGGTCCTGTTCAAACTCCGCGACGCCGGCAATACCCTCGTCGTCATCGAACATAACCTCGACGTCATCAAGACCGCCGACTGGATCCTGGATCTCGGCCCCGAAGGAGGTTCCGGAGGAGGACGCCTCGTCGTCGAAGGCCCCCCCGAAACCATCGCCGCCTGCCCCCACAGCCATACCGGCGCCTACCTCGCCCGGCACCTCCCCCCCACGGACCCCTCCGCCACATCCCTCGCCCTGTAA
- a CDS encoding universal stress protein, translating to MKIKPTKSGNVVVELGQNDDPLLEKAGQSPELGSIRRILVPVDFSTHSRKAVAYATAFARQFSASLTFLHVIQVNYAYGEFGAIDFTSLEREMRGGAEKELSAQVATATSTGLSAESLVREGSPAKVIADVARELGADLVVISTHGYTGLKHVIMGSIAEQVVRYTPCPVLVVRREESGLDTAVAPAV from the coding sequence ATGAAAATCAAACCGACGAAGTCAGGCAATGTGGTGGTGGAACTCGGTCAAAACGACGATCCCCTCCTCGAAAAAGCCGGCCAATCCCCCGAACTGGGGAGTATTCGCCGAATCCTGGTTCCGGTGGACTTCTCCACTCACTCCCGCAAGGCGGTGGCCTATGCCACCGCGTTTGCCCGCCAGTTCAGCGCGAGTCTCACGTTCCTCCACGTAATCCAAGTCAATTACGCCTACGGTGAGTTCGGCGCCATCGACTTCACCTCCCTCGAACGTGAAATGCGCGGCGGGGCCGAGAAAGAGCTGTCCGCACAGGTCGCCACGGCCACCTCCACTGGATTGTCCGCCGAGAGCCTCGTCCGCGAGGGAAGCCCCGCCAAGGTGATCGCCGATGTCGCCCGCGAACTTGGCGCCGACCTCGTCGTCATTTCAACCCACGGCTACACCGGGCTCAAACATGTCATCATGGGGAGCATTGCCGAACAGGTCGTCCGCTACACCCCATGTCCCGTCCTCGTCGTTCGCCGCGAGGAATCCGGACTCGACACCGCCGTTGCCCCGGCAGTCTGA
- a CDS encoding transposase, whose amino-acid sequence MRIPRIKADPSLPAVYHCMSRVAGRLPLLDDSAKHKLLNILHHLARFCDIDVITFCMMSNHFHLLIRVPPKPLPDSIPDDVILAKLEDFYGPKATLPSLARAALNKGQPIPDDIRQAVLSRIADLSIFLQEFKQRFSRWYNRRHDRTGYLWGERFRSVLVEDCPSTLRAIAAYIDLNPVRAGLVNDPKDYRFCGYAAALTGDKVIRRGIMGFLGTSDWSAASAEYRLALYVIGGTSGRSDKRVLDPEAIRAELARGGQLPLGQILRLRIRHMTDGVFLGSKEFVDQMWERHRDKFGQRRKSGARTIRGAPIPGLTVLRDLRVDAVG is encoded by the coding sequence ATGAGAATCCCTCGCATCAAAGCCGATCCCTCCCTCCCTGCAGTCTATCACTGCATGTCCCGCGTCGCCGGCCGCCTCCCTCTCCTCGACGACTCCGCCAAGCACAAACTTCTCAACATCCTCCATCACCTCGCCCGCTTCTGCGACATCGACGTCATCACCTTCTGCATGATGTCCAACCACTTCCATCTCCTCATCCGCGTCCCCCCCAAACCCCTTCCCGACTCCATCCCGGACGACGTCATCCTCGCCAAACTCGAGGACTTCTACGGCCCCAAGGCCACCCTTCCCTCCCTCGCCCGCGCCGCCCTCAACAAGGGCCAACCCATCCCAGACGACATCCGCCAGGCCGTCCTCTCCCGCATCGCCGATCTCTCCATCTTCCTCCAGGAGTTCAAGCAACGCTTCTCCCGCTGGTACAACCGCCGTCACGACCGCACCGGCTACCTCTGGGGCGAACGTTTCCGCAGTGTCCTGGTGGAGGACTGTCCCAGCACCCTCCGCGCCATCGCCGCCTATATCGACCTCAACCCCGTCCGCGCAGGCCTGGTAAACGATCCCAAGGACTACCGCTTCTGCGGCTACGCCGCCGCCCTCACCGGCGACAAGGTCATCCGTCGCGGAATCATGGGCTTTTTGGGGACCTCCGACTGGAGCGCCGCGTCAGCAGAATATCGCCTGGCGCTTTACGTGATTGGTGGGACGTCGGGGCGCAGCGACAAGCGGGTGCTGGACCCGGAGGCGATCCGGGCGGAACTGGCGCGGGGCGGTCAACTACCGCTGGGTCAGATCCTGCGGTTGCGGATCCGGCACATGACCGATGGAGTGTTTCTTGGGTCGAAGGAGTTCGTGGACCAGATGTGGGAGCGGCACCGGGACAAGTTCGGCCAGCGGCGCAAGAGCGGCGCGCGGACCATTCGGGGCGCCCCCATCCCGGGGCTGACCGTGCTGAGGGATCTCCGCGTTGACGCGGTGGGATAA
- a CDS encoding UbiD family decarboxylase → MAFDSFRDWVQHLDQAGELRRIPEPVATELEITALADREMKKSGGGQALLFENPTVNGERSPFPVAINTLGSWRRMALSMGAASVDEVADELGTLVKAKPPTSIRDAMRLLGTAIELRHARPKVIRDGPCKEVIHRFDPAETRTTPWPPAPDILANSNGLAVPSGPVPTLLNLPILRCWPLDGGRFVTLPCVVTQDPDTGDRNVGMYRIQVYDDRTTGMHWQLQKVGARHGRRYYETGTRMPVAVFLGGDPMFPFAATAPLPDGLDEFLLAGYLRKKSVSLVKCETNDLLVPANADFVIEGYVDPREPLREEGPFGDHTGFYTLPDPYPVFHVTAITHRKNAVYPATIVGQPPMEDFYIGGASVKLFLPVFRMNFPEIVDIALPAEGVFHNLVFVSIRKTYPMQAYKIMHGLWGMGQMMFSKYLVVVDDDVDVHNTSEVLFRLCANTDPQRDCLFTRGPADVLDHATPDVAIGTKLGIDATRKLPGEGFRRAWPPLIRMDPAILDRVRTLFDRPSEE, encoded by the coding sequence ATGGCGTTCGATTCGTTCCGCGACTGGGTTCAACACCTCGACCAAGCCGGTGAATTGAGGCGGATACCGGAGCCGGTGGCCACCGAACTGGAAATCACCGCGCTTGCCGACCGGGAGATGAAGAAGTCAGGTGGTGGCCAGGCGCTGCTCTTTGAGAACCCCACCGTCAACGGCGAACGAAGCCCCTTTCCCGTTGCCATCAACACCCTCGGTTCGTGGCGCCGCATGGCCCTCAGCATGGGCGCCGCCTCGGTCGATGAAGTTGCCGACGAGTTGGGCACGCTCGTCAAGGCCAAGCCCCCCACCTCGATCCGTGATGCCATGCGACTCCTTGGTACCGCCATTGAATTGCGTCACGCCCGCCCCAAGGTGATCCGCGACGGTCCATGCAAAGAGGTCATTCACCGCTTCGATCCCGCCGAAACCCGCACCACCCCGTGGCCCCCAGCCCCAGACATTCTGGCCAACTCCAATGGGCTCGCCGTTCCGTCAGGTCCGGTTCCCACCTTGCTGAACCTTCCGATTCTCCGGTGCTGGCCACTCGACGGCGGTCGCTTCGTCACGCTGCCATGCGTGGTGACCCAGGATCCCGACACCGGGGACCGCAACGTCGGCATGTATCGGATTCAAGTCTACGATGACCGCACCACCGGGATGCACTGGCAGTTGCAGAAGGTTGGCGCGCGCCACGGACGCCGGTACTACGAGACCGGCACCCGCATGCCTGTCGCCGTGTTTCTCGGTGGGGATCCGATGTTCCCCTTTGCGGCCACCGCCCCGCTTCCCGACGGACTCGATGAATTCCTTCTCGCCGGCTACCTGCGAAAGAAGTCCGTCTCGCTAGTCAAGTGCGAGACCAATGACCTCCTCGTTCCCGCCAACGCCGATTTCGTCATCGAAGGCTACGTGGACCCACGGGAACCTCTTCGGGAGGAGGGCCCCTTCGGCGATCATACCGGGTTCTACACCCTCCCCGATCCGTACCCGGTCTTCCACGTCACGGCCATCACGCATCGCAAGAATGCCGTGTATCCGGCCACCATCGTGGGCCAACCGCCGATGGAGGACTTTTACATCGGCGGCGCCTCGGTGAAGCTGTTCCTTCCGGTGTTCAGGATGAACTTTCCGGAGATCGTTGACATTGCGCTCCCCGCCGAGGGCGTCTTCCACAACCTGGTCTTCGTCAGCATCCGCAAGACCTACCCCATGCAGGCCTACAAGATCATGCACGGGCTCTGGGGCATGGGGCAGATGATGTTCTCGAAGTACCTCGTCGTGGTGGACGACGATGTCGATGTCCACAACACCAGCGAGGTCCTCTTCCGCCTCTGCGCCAACACCGATCCGCAACGGGACTGCCTGTTTACCCGCGGGCCCGCGGACGTCCTTGATCATGCCACGCCGGACGTTGCCATCGGCACCAAGCTCGGCATCGACGCCACCCGGAAGCTCCCGGGTGAAGGCTTCCGACGCGCCTGGCCGCCGCTGATCCGCATGGATCCTGCCATCCTGGATCGTGTGCGGACGCTATTCGACAGGCCGTCGGAAGAGTGA
- a CDS encoding PQQ-binding-like beta-propeller repeat protein — protein MHRAARLAVVALGSSLVAVSAAPHWPQFRGPEGDGIARGTRPPIQWDEQHNVRWATSIHGKGWASPVIWGDTIWLATATEDGRELSVVSVDASSGAIRLDRKLFTVEEPQFCHRFNSYASPTPVVEEGRLYITFGSPGTASLDTVTGRVRWERRDFVCNHFRGAGSSPILYGDLLLMHFDGSDAQFVVALDKHTGETVWRVERSIDFKDLLPNGEPEAEGDFRKAYATPHVARIDGVPTLISQGAKAIYAYLPETGTELWRVEERLNHSASTRPLYAAGRIFVTTGFSQGQVLALRPGRAGEVIDANVAALQGSQLAVQWSTRRGAPKKPSLLLHEGLLFGIEDGGVATCWDAATGEVLWNERIGGNHSASPILADGRIYFLNEEGKTTVVSAGRTFRKLADNELGDGFMASPAAIGDALVLRSRTMLYRVEETGR, from the coding sequence ATGCATCGTGCCGCCCGCCTCGCCGTTGTCGCCTTGGGATCCTCTCTCGTCGCCGTGTCCGCCGCGCCCCACTGGCCGCAGTTCCGGGGCCCGGAAGGGGATGGGATCGCCCGGGGAACGCGTCCGCCGATCCAGTGGGACGAGCAGCACAATGTGCGCTGGGCGACATCGATTCACGGGAAGGGTTGGGCTTCACCCGTGATCTGGGGCGACACCATCTGGCTGGCAACCGCGACGGAGGACGGACGGGAATTGTCCGTGGTGTCCGTCGATGCCTCGTCGGGGGCGATCCGGCTCGATCGGAAACTGTTCACGGTCGAGGAGCCGCAGTTCTGCCATCGCTTCAATAGCTATGCCTCGCCCACCCCGGTGGTGGAGGAGGGGCGCCTCTACATCACCTTCGGTTCGCCGGGAACCGCCAGTCTAGACACCGTGACCGGGCGGGTGCGCTGGGAACGCCGGGACTTCGTCTGCAATCACTTCCGGGGGGCCGGGTCATCGCCGATCCTGTACGGGGATCTCCTCCTGATGCATTTCGACGGGAGCGACGCCCAGTTCGTGGTGGCACTGGACAAGCACACGGGCGAGACGGTGTGGCGCGTGGAGCGGTCCATCGACTTCAAGGATCTCCTCCCGAACGGGGAACCCGAAGCCGAGGGGGACTTCCGAAAAGCCTATGCAACCCCCCACGTGGCGCGGATCGATGGGGTCCCGACGCTGATCAGCCAGGGAGCCAAGGCGATTTATGCCTACCTGCCAGAGACCGGGACCGAGTTGTGGCGGGTGGAGGAGCGGCTGAATCATTCCGCCAGCACCCGCCCGCTCTACGCAGCCGGCCGGATCTTCGTCACCACCGGCTTTTCGCAAGGACAGGTGCTGGCACTGCGGCCGGGCCGGGCCGGGGAGGTGATCGACGCCAACGTTGCAGCACTCCAGGGCTCCCAACTCGCGGTCCAGTGGAGCACCCGGCGGGGCGCCCCGAAAAAGCCGTCCCTGCTGCTGCACGAGGGTTTGCTGTTCGGGATCGAGGATGGCGGCGTGGCAACGTGCTGGGATGCGGCCACCGGCGAGGTGCTCTGGAACGAACGGATCGGAGGCAATCATTCGGCCTCGCCGATCCTGGCCGACGGGCGGATCTACTTCCTCAACGAAGAGGGGAAGACCACTGTGGTGTCGGCCGGCCGGACGTTTCGCAAACTGGCGGACAACGAGCTCGGGGACGGCTTTATGGCGTCACCCGCGGCAATCGGCGACGCGCTGGTGCTGCGTTCGCGCACCATGCTCTATCGCGTCGAGGAGACCGGACGTTGA
- a CDS encoding GreA/GreB family elongation factor: MSNNPQIVVSETDAHHLRVLVSSPPKGVDAASIDWLRAELDRARIVADDQVPDDVVSLHSTVEVEDLTDGEIDTYTVVLPAEADPARGRISMLAPLGMGMIGYRAGAEFEWPVPAGMARYRIHRIVTKDAAPAAPPPSPFPIPSLR; the protein is encoded by the coding sequence ATGAGCAACAATCCTCAAATCGTCGTGTCGGAAACCGATGCCCATCACCTTCGCGTCCTTGTCAGCAGCCCGCCCAAGGGAGTCGATGCCGCCAGCATCGACTGGCTTCGCGCCGAACTCGATCGCGCCCGGATCGTTGCCGATGATCAAGTGCCGGACGATGTGGTTTCGCTGCATTCCACGGTGGAGGTCGAGGACCTGACGGACGGCGAAATCGACACCTACACCGTGGTGCTCCCCGCCGAGGCGGATCCCGCCCGGGGCCGCATCTCGATGCTCGCCCCCCTCGGGATGGGCATGATTGGTTATCGCGCTGGCGCGGAGTTCGAATGGCCGGTGCCGGCGGGCATGGCCCGGTATCGCATTCACCGCATTGTCACCAAGGATGCGGCGCCCGCCGCCCCGCCGCCGTCACCCTTCCCCATCCCGTCCCTCCGATGA
- a CDS encoding YggS family pyridoxal phosphate-dependent enzyme, translated as MDLAENLAGIRERIEAACARVGRDPATVELLAVSKNHPPASVTALAALGVGLFGENRVQEARLKIPRCPGRLRWHMIGHLQSNKVRDAVSLFEMIQSVDSLELARDLQRRAEAAARTVRVLIEVNVARESTKFGYAPARLIEELPELNALRRLEIHGLMCMAPYATRAETVRPVFRRCRELAQEAAQMLGAPLSVLSMGMSGDFEVAIEEGSTLVRIGTALFGERPPRDSSEGRDGEG; from the coding sequence GTGGATCTGGCTGAGAATCTGGCTGGGATACGGGAGAGGATCGAAGCGGCGTGCGCACGGGTGGGACGCGATCCAGCAACCGTCGAGTTGCTGGCCGTGAGCAAGAATCATCCGCCCGCCTCGGTGACGGCCCTGGCAGCATTGGGAGTAGGCCTGTTCGGGGAGAACCGTGTTCAGGAGGCACGCTTGAAGATTCCCCGCTGCCCGGGTCGCCTCCGCTGGCACATGATCGGACATCTGCAATCGAACAAGGTCCGGGACGCGGTATCGCTGTTCGAGATGATCCAGAGTGTGGACAGCCTGGAACTCGCCCGCGATCTGCAACGCCGTGCCGAGGCGGCGGCACGCACTGTCCGGGTTCTGATCGAAGTGAACGTGGCCCGCGAATCCACCAAGTTTGGCTACGCTCCAGCGCGGCTGATCGAGGAACTGCCGGAGTTGAACGCGCTGCGGCGTCTGGAGATCCACGGGCTCATGTGCATGGCACCCTACGCCACCCGGGCGGAGACGGTCCGCCCCGTGTTTCGCCGGTGCCGGGAACTCGCCCAGGAGGCCGCTCAGATGCTGGGCGCACCGCTGTCCGTGCTTAGCATGGGCATGAGCGGCGACTTCGAGGTGGCCATCGAGGAGGGGTCCACCCTGGTGCGAATCGGCACGGCCCTGTTTGGGGAACGACCGCCCCGCGATTCATCGGAGGGACGGGATGGGGAAGGGTGA
- a CDS encoding GH32 C-terminal domain-containing protein, with translation MRTRFSAHAFVVPLTLTGTLLARPALPAVPLYGEPWRPQFHFTPERNWMNDPNGMVVYDGEYHLFYQYNPFGDRWGHMSWGHAVSRDLVRWEHLPLALAEEDGVMIFSGSAVVDWHNTSGFGTATQPPLVAIYTGHHTTRPLQDQQIAYSTDRGRTWTKYAGNPVLDLGLADFRDPKVFWHEPTSRWIMAVALPVDRKISFYASPNLKAWTHMSDFGPAGSVAGIWECPDLFPLPVENGRGRDRSRWVLIVNVGSGAPAGGSGCQYFVGSFDGTRFTLDPDSLPPFQPAVAPEGRLLADFEGSDYGAWTATGDAFGSGPARGAFPGQQPVTGHRGEGLVNTFRGGDGPQGTLTSPEFEIDRDHLNFLIGGGAHPGRTCLNLLVDGQVVRTATGDAAERLDWKSWNVRELRGRRAVLEIVDRESGGWGHINVDHLVLADAPARPAVTPALWADWGPDFYAAVSWSDVPARDGRRLWLGWMSNWEYAQDVPTSPWRSAMTVPRSITLRRIPDGLRLVQRPVRELESLRQPGRRLGRSSVAAANAWLAAGGDAGELLDVRLEWRGLGETDTCAVRILGVDGEEVVVAYDAAGGRLRLDRTRSGRVDFHARFAGVAEAPWRSRDGRLGLQLLIDTSSVEVFAHDGEVVFSSLMFPAATGRRIELSAEGNRVRVQRLEIQPLGSIWSGSTPSTHENLGGGGRVH, from the coding sequence ATGCGAACCCGGTTTTCCGCCCACGCCTTCGTCGTCCCGCTCACTCTCACGGGCACCCTGCTCGCCAGACCAGCACTCCCCGCGGTTCCGCTCTATGGGGAGCCGTGGCGGCCCCAGTTCCATTTCACGCCGGAAAGGAACTGGATGAATGACCCGAACGGGATGGTGGTGTACGACGGCGAGTACCACCTCTTCTACCAGTACAACCCCTTCGGCGACCGCTGGGGTCACATGAGCTGGGGCCATGCGGTGAGTCGCGACCTGGTCCGCTGGGAACATCTGCCCCTCGCCCTCGCCGAGGAGGACGGGGTGATGATCTTCTCCGGGAGTGCCGTGGTGGACTGGCACAACACCAGCGGCTTCGGGACGGCCACCCAGCCTCCGCTGGTCGCCATCTACACCGGCCACCACACGACTCGCCCGCTCCAGGATCAACAGATCGCCTACTCGACCGACCGGGGCCGCACATGGACGAAGTACGCCGGCAATCCGGTGCTCGACCTTGGCCTGGCGGACTTCCGAGATCCGAAGGTCTTCTGGCACGAACCCACGTCGCGATGGATCATGGCGGTCGCCCTCCCGGTCGATCGAAAGATCAGTTTCTACGCCTCCCCAAACCTCAAGGCATGGACGCACATGAGCGACTTCGGTCCCGCCGGCTCGGTGGCCGGCATCTGGGAATGCCCGGACCTGTTCCCGCTGCCTGTCGAGAACGGACGCGGACGTGACCGCTCCCGCTGGGTTCTGATTGTCAATGTCGGCTCCGGCGCCCCGGCCGGCGGTTCGGGTTGCCAGTACTTTGTGGGTTCCTTCGACGGCACCCGGTTCACGCTTGATCCCGATTCCCTTCCCCCGTTCCAACCCGCGGTCGCCCCTGAGGGACGCCTGCTCGCGGATTTCGAGGGTTCCGACTACGGGGCCTGGACGGCGACCGGGGACGCCTTCGGTTCTGGCCCCGCGAGGGGCGCGTTTCCGGGCCAGCAGCCGGTTACCGGCCATCGGGGGGAAGGTCTGGTCAACACGTTCCGGGGCGGCGACGGGCCCCAAGGCACGCTCACCTCGCCGGAATTCGAGATCGACCGCGATCACCTCAATTTCCTCATCGGCGGCGGTGCTCATCCGGGTCGCACCTGCCTCAACCTCCTGGTCGACGGTCAGGTTGTCCGCACTGCCACCGGCGACGCCGCGGAACGCCTGGACTGGAAATCCTGGAACGTCCGCGAGCTTCGTGGCCGGCGTGCCGTCCTTGAGATCGTTGATCGCGAATCCGGCGGATGGGGCCACATCAATGTCGATCACCTGGTCCTTGCCGACGCCCCGGCCCGGCCGGCCGTGACGCCGGCGCTCTGGGCCGACTGGGGACCCGATTTCTACGCCGCGGTATCATGGTCGGATGTTCCGGCCCGGGATGGCCGCCGGTTGTGGCTCGGATGGATGAGCAACTGGGAATACGCCCAGGACGTTCCGACCTCGCCATGGCGCAGTGCCATGACGGTTCCCCGCTCCATCACCCTTCGGCGCATCCCCGACGGGCTCCGACTCGTCCAGCGTCCGGTGCGGGAACTGGAATCCCTGCGCCAGCCGGGTCGCCGTCTCGGCCGTTCCTCGGTCGCCGCGGCCAACGCCTGGCTGGCCGCCGGGGGCGATGCGGGTGAACTCCTGGACGTGCGCCTCGAATGGCGCGGACTCGGTGAGACCGACACCTGCGCCGTGCGCATCCTTGGGGTGGACGGCGAGGAAGTCGTGGTGGCCTATGACGCAGCCGGGGGGCGCCTGCGTCTGGACCGAACCCGTTCGGGCCGGGTGGATTTTCACGCACGCTTCGCCGGGGTGGCAGAGGCGCCCTGGCGAAGCCGGGACGGGCGTCTCGGGCTTCAACTGCTCATCGATACGTCGTCCGTCGAGGTGTTCGCCCACGACGGCGAAGTGGTCTTCAGCAGCCTGATGTTTCCCGCGGCGACCGGCCGTCGGATCGAGTTGTCCGCCGAGGGGAATCGTGTGCGGGTGCAGCGCTTGGAGATACAGCCCCTCGGATCGATCTGGTCGGGGTCCACGCCTTCCACCCACGAAAACCTTGGAGGCGGCGGGCGGGTTCACTAG